The following are encoded in a window of Bacteroidota bacterium genomic DNA:
- a CDS encoding O-acetyl-ADP-ribose deacetylase, with translation MKKIELFGGDITKLKVDAIVNAANTSLLGGGGVDGAIHRAAGKELLDECKTLNGCHTGEAKLTKGYNIPAKFVVHTVGPVWYGGKNNETEQLANCYKNSLAIAEENEISTIAFPNISTGVYKFPKEKAAQLAISTVKNFLKNSDKIEKVIFAVFDDENYSLYQRYLND, from the coding sequence ATGAAAAAAATTGAACTTTTTGGAGGAGATATAACAAAACTTAAAGTTGATGCTATTGTGAATGCTGCAAATACATCGCTTTTGGGCGGTGGGGGAGTGGATGGTGCAATTCACCGAGCAGCAGGAAAAGAACTTTTAGATGAATGTAAAACTTTAAATGGCTGTCATACGGGCGAAGCAAAACTAACTAAAGGATATAATATTCCGGCAAAATTCGTTGTTCATACAGTTGGACCTGTTTGGTATGGTGGGAAAAACAATGAAACAGAACAATTGGCAAACTGCTATAAAAACAGTCTTGCTATTGCAGAAGAAAACGAAATCTCGACAATTGCATTTCCGAATATCAGCACCGGAGTTTACAAATTTCCTAAAGAAAAAGCTGCACAGCTTGCTATTTCAACTGTTAAAAATTTTCTCAAGAACAGCGATAAGATTGAAAAAGTAATATTTGCAGTTTTTGATGACGAAAACTATTCTTTGTATCAAAGGTATTTAAACGATTAA
- a CDS encoding response regulator, protein MGDIENIYSDNSEENEELSFESDASDDLFDGENQEDDLSFEEEPEISDDIEATEIPLGTLDTKSKYWKILIVDDDEGVHAVTKLTLDDFVFNNKKLVILDAYSAQEAKELLAKHKDIALILLDVVMETSQAGLNLVKYIRKEIENDYVRIVLRTGQPGEAPEKKVIVDYDINDYKTKTELTADKIFTIVVASLRTYDIMLNIKQVNEQLGDEIDERKKSEKKYKSIFDNASEGIYQTNAEGELMIVNQAFAQIFGYDEPEFCMTEMNKIGKKSYIDAKFHSEIAKILEDKGELKSIETIGNKNNNELINLSLSEHPVFDEEGKLLYFEGVIEDITERKKAEILKIEKNAAEQAAKSKSEFLANMSHEIRTPMNAVIGFTDLLDFHIKDEKLRVYLNSIKSSGKTLITLINDILDLSKIEAGKLELKFEAVNLSSLFNDVRNIFSIKLNEKGLDFFIELDKKLPTFVSLDEVRTRQILLNLIGNAVKFTENGHIKIIADKVENQNYDNENGNTIDLKIAVEDTGIGIPPDQQNKIFEAFKQVEGQSTRKYGGTGLGLSITKRFVEMMNGRISVSSINQEGSTFSFILRNVSVESSDNQGSLEKSIMNFASIKFENKNILIADDTETNRKLLNEMLSNADAQLFEAVDGKTAIDSTRANMPDIILMDIKMPVMDGFEAIKILKSDDTLKNIPVIAITASVLTQDIDMITKAGFDDFLRKPIQMNELFEKMAQFIEYELVEENIQAETDDTLEIPPQIAEKLPEIIAEIESEFIPEWEEIRVKLPTRNIKDFGKKVLSLGNDHQLNVLIKFGNDIEDFSKNFDIENMRSCFLSFSEIVEKLKAF, encoded by the coding sequence ATGGGCGACATAGAAAATATATATAGTGATAATTCAGAAGAAAATGAGGAATTAAGTTTTGAATCGGATGCCTCCGATGATTTGTTCGATGGAGAAAATCAAGAAGATGATTTGAGTTTTGAAGAAGAACCGGAAATTTCCGATGACATTGAAGCAACTGAAATTCCTTTGGGAACTCTTGATACGAAATCGAAATATTGGAAGATTCTAATTGTTGATGACGATGAAGGAGTTCATGCTGTAACGAAATTGACACTTGATGATTTTGTTTTTAATAATAAAAAACTTGTAATTCTTGATGCTTATTCTGCACAAGAAGCAAAAGAGTTGTTAGCCAAGCACAAAGATATAGCCTTGATTTTGCTCGATGTTGTTATGGAAACCAGTCAGGCCGGACTAAATTTGGTTAAATATATTCGCAAAGAAATTGAGAACGATTATGTTCGGATTGTGCTACGGACAGGCCAACCCGGCGAAGCTCCCGAGAAAAAAGTGATAGTCGATTACGACATAAACGATTATAAAACAAAAACGGAACTTACTGCTGATAAAATATTTACGATAGTAGTTGCAAGCCTGCGAACTTACGATATTATGCTTAATATCAAGCAAGTGAACGAACAATTGGGCGATGAAATTGATGAGAGAAAAAAATCGGAGAAAAAGTATAAAAGTATTTTCGATAATGCCTCTGAAGGAATTTATCAAACCAATGCTGAAGGAGAATTAATGATTGTTAATCAGGCATTTGCACAAATATTTGGCTACGATGAACCAGAATTTTGCATGACAGAAATGAACAAGATTGGAAAAAAATCATATATTGATGCAAAATTTCACAGCGAAATAGCTAAAATATTAGAAGACAAAGGAGAGCTAAAATCAATTGAAACCATAGGAAACAAAAATAATAATGAATTAATTAATCTCTCGTTGAGTGAGCATCCGGTTTTCGATGAGGAAGGGAAACTTCTTTATTTCGAGGGAGTTATCGAAGATATTACCGAAAGGAAAAAAGCCGAAATCCTAAAAATTGAAAAAAATGCTGCAGAACAAGCAGCGAAGAGTAAAAGCGAATTTCTTGCAAATATGAGCCACGAAATTCGGACACCAATGAATGCAGTAATTGGTTTTACCGACCTTTTGGATTTTCACATTAAGGATGAAAAATTGCGGGTTTACTTAAATTCAATAAAATCATCAGGGAAAACCCTTATCACTTTGATTAACGATATCCTTGACCTTTCAAAAATTGAAGCCGGTAAATTGGAATTAAAATTCGAAGCAGTAAATTTGAGTTCGCTCTTCAACGATGTAAGAAATATTTTTTCAATAAAATTGAATGAAAAAGGATTAGATTTTTTTATTGAGCTTGATAAAAAATTGCCAACTTTTGTTTCTCTCGACGAAGTAAGAACCCGTCAGATTTTATTAAATTTAATCGGTAATGCAGTGAAATTTACCGAGAATGGTCATATAAAAATTATTGCTGATAAGGTTGAAAATCAGAATTATGACAATGAAAATGGTAACACTATCGACCTGAAAATTGCTGTTGAAGATACAGGAATTGGAATTCCACCCGATCAGCAAAATAAAATTTTTGAAGCTTTCAAACAAGTTGAAGGACAAAGCACACGCAAATATGGCGGAACAGGATTAGGACTTTCAATTACCAAACGTTTTGTTGAAATGATGAATGGTAGAATTTCTGTTTCAAGCATCAATCAAGAGGGAAGTACTTTTAGTTTTATTCTGCGTAATGTGTCGGTCGAATCTTCTGATAATCAAGGTAGTTTGGAAAAAAGTATAATGAATTTTGCTAGTATAAAATTCGAAAACAAAAATATCCTGATTGCAGACGATACCGAAACCAACCGAAAATTGCTTAACGAAATGTTGTCGAATGCAGATGCACAACTATTTGAAGCTGTGGATGGTAAAACAGCTATTGACAGCACCAGAGCAAATATGCCGGACATAATTTTAATGGATATAAAAATGCCGGTAATGGATGGTTTTGAGGCTATAAAAATTCTAAAATCCGACGATACATTAAAGAATATTCCAGTAATTGCAATTACAGCTTCGGTTCTTACTCAGGACATTGATATGATTACCAAAGCCGGATTTGACGATTTTCTTAGAAAACCAATTCAAATGAACGAATTGTTCGAGAAGATGGCACAATTTATTGAATATGAGCTTGTGGAAGAAAATATTCAGGCTGAAACTGATGATACTTTGGAAATTCCACCTCAGATAGCTGAAAAGTTGCCAGAAATAATTGCTGAAATTGAAAGTGAATTTATTCCTGAATGGGAAGAAATAAGAGTGAAATTGCCTACCAGAAATATTAAAGATTTTGGTAAAAAAGTATTAAGCCTTGGCAACGATCACCAACTTAATGTACTTATTAAATTTGGAAACGATATTGAAGATTTTTCTAAGAATTTCGATATTGAGAATATGAGGTCCTGCTTTTTGAGTTTTTCAGAAATTGTTGAAAAATTGAAGGCATTTTAA